Proteins encoded together in one Benincasa hispida cultivar B227 chromosome 1, ASM972705v1, whole genome shotgun sequence window:
- the LOC120070254 gene encoding pentatricopeptide repeat-containing protein At3g26782, mitochondrial, translated as MMKLLRMGISNQRSMKLLLHLKLCWRRYSTNSNLATWFHKYVDKSNVHSWNSVIADLARSGDSVEALRAFSSMRKLGLTPTRSTFPCAIKSCSALSDLLSGRMSHQQALVFGFETDLFVSSALIDMYSKCGQLKDARALFDEIPLRNVVSWTSMITGYVQNEQADNALLLFKDFLEEETVVEDGNDVSLDSVVMVSVLSACSQVSRKGITEGIHGFVVKKGFDGSVGVGNTLMDAYAKCGQPLVSRKVFDWMEEKDEISWNSMIAVYAQSGLSGEALEVFHGMVRHVGVRYNAVTLSAVLLACAHAGALRAGKCIHDQVIKMNLEENVCVGTSIIDMYCKCGRVEMAKKTFDRMKEKNVKSWTAMVAGYGMHGCAKEALDIFYKMVRAGVKPNYITFVSVLAACSHAGLVEEGWHWFNAMRHKYDIEPGIEHYGCMVDLFGRAGCLNEAYNLIKGMKMRPDFVVWGSLLGACRIHKNVDLGEIAARKLFELDPDNCGYYVLLSNLYADAGRWADAERMRMLMKNRQLVKPPGFSLVELKGRVHVFLVGDNEHPQHEMIYKYLEKLTLEIQKIGYVPNMTSVLHDVDEEEKEIILRVHSEKLAVAFGVMNSAPGTTINIIKNLRVCGDCHTVIKLISKLVHRDFVVRDSKRFHHFKDGVCSCGDYW; from the exons ATGATGAAATTATTAAGAATGGGAATTTCGAATCAGCGTTCAATGAAATTGTTGCTCCATTTGAAACTTTGTTGGCGCCGATACTCAACCAATTCCAATCTCGCCACTTGGTTCCACAAATACGTTGATAAATCCAATGTCCATTCATGGAACTCTGTCATCGCCGATTTGGCTCGCAGTGGCGATTCGGTTGAAGCCCTTCGAGCCTTTTCCTCTATGCGGAAGCTGGGCCTCACCCCCACTCGCTCCACTTTTCCCTGCGCCATCAAATCCTGTTCTGCTCTCTCCGATCTTCTTTCCGGCAGGATGTCTCACCAGCAAGCCCTTGTCTTCGGCTTCGAGACTGATCTCTTTGTCTCCTCCGCTCTTATCGACATGTACTCCAAATGTGGCCAGTTGAAGGATGCACGAGCACTGTTCGACGAAATTCCCCTTCGAAATGTGGTCTCTTGGACGTCAATGATTACTGG GTATGTCCAAAATGAGCAAGCAGATAACGCATTGCTGCTTTTCAAGGACTTCCTGGAGGAGGAAACAGTGGTTGAAGATGGCAATGACGTGTCTCTTGATTCAGTTGTCATGGTTTCGGTTTTATCCGCCTGTTCTCAAGTATCAAGGAAGGGGATCACCGAAGGAATTCATGGCTTCGTGGTAAAGAAAGGCTTTGATGGGAGCGTTGGAGTTGGAAACACATTGATGGATGCGTATGCAAAATGTGGGCAGCCTTTGGTTTCTAGAAAGGTGTTTGATTGGATGGAAGAGAAAGATGAAATTTCTTGGAACTCAATGATTGCAGTGTATGCTCAAAGTGGGTTGTCTGGGGAGGCTTTGGAGGTTTTCCATGGAATGGTGAGGCATGTAGGTGTTCGTTACAATGCAGTTACACTATCGGCTGTTTTGTTGGCTTGCGCTCATGCTGGGGCATTGAGGGCTGGCAAGTGTATTCATGATCAG GTAATAAAGATGAATTTGGAGGAAAACGTGTGTGTTGGTACATCCATAATTGACATGTATTGCAAATGTGGTAGAGTTGAAATGGCAAAGAAAACTTTTGATCGTATGAAGGAAAAGAATGTTAAGTCATGGACGGCCATGGTTGCTGGTTATGGCATGCATGGCTGTGCCAAAGAAGCTCTCGACATCTTCTACAAGATGGTTCGGGCTGGAGTGAAGCCAAATTACATCACTTTCGTATCCGTTCTTGCTGCATGCAGCCATGCTGGTTTGGTAGAAGAAGGCTGGCACTGGTTTAATGCCATGAGGCATAAATATGATATTGAGCCGGGTATAGAGCATTACGGTTGCAtggttgatctttttggacGAGCAGGATGCCTCAATGAGGcttacaatttaatcaaggGAATGAAGATGAGGCCGGATTTTGTAGTCTGGGGCTCTCTTCTTGGGGCTTGTAGAATCCACAAGAACGTGGACCTCGGCGAGATTGCCGCTCGAAAATTGTTTGAACTTGATCCAGATAATTGTGGGTACTATGTTTTACTTTCTAACCTCTATGCAGATGCTGGAAGATGGGCTGATGCCGAAAGAATGAGGATGCTAATGAAGAACCGTCAATTGGTTAAACCACCTGGCTTCAGTCTGGTTGAACTGAAAGGCAGAGTTCATGTTTTTCTGGTTGGAGATAACGAGCATCCTCAGCATGAGATGATATACAAGTATTTGGAGAAACTAACCTTGGAGATTCAAAAGATAGGCTATGTGCCAAACATGACCTCAGTTCTTCATGATGTTGATGAAGAGGAGAAAGAAATCATTTTAAGAGTTCACAGTGAGAAACTTGCTGTTGCCTTTGGAGTGATGAACTCTGCTCCTGGAACAACCATAAACATCATTAAAAATCTTAGGGTCTGCGGAGACTGCCATACCGTCATTAAGTTAATTTCTAAACTTGTTCATCGAGACTTTGTGGTCCGAGATTCAAAGAGATTTCATCATTTTAAGGATGGGGTATGTTCTTGCGGGGATTATTGGTGA
- the LOC120084344 gene encoding uncharacterized protein LOC120084344 isoform X1, translating into MGSAQSVQLAEEREEDEEEEEEDDNEDDGDDNVEPARAELDNYLVKKVLEQEPEMLPCHALASPLSPQPSSLGTPRLGPAIKVWDPYNVLAPPPQLPPPPLFTRSFSSSSIDDDRVVMEVFLISHGECELNLRSDLVGGRCPEAGLTPKGKRQGRALAVFLKSQGVRFNAVYSSPLDRARSMAVSVCQTIYEMNLQEMNFMEEQIQNSDALTEMSQGHWERCLRSEIYTPETLNFIDRIQPDFSPPAGESLRQVEFRMVHFLNGTILELPEKLRSDVLSHRPNETLQMSHELTNSIHDRDGHSLPSPHWDLPHRQRHGITRRKSGKSRLQTVTTTGEHEAEDEISPHDATHQSTLNDLSIRNSSLCTTCIGIFTHSIPIKCLLAGLLECSLVMLHKFCIEDSSVTVLQHSLKSGWQIKTLNDTAHLRLL; encoded by the exons ATGGGATCGGCCCAGTCCGTGCAATTAGCGGAGGAAAGAGAGGAGGacgaggaggaggaagaagaagacgacaATGAAGATGATGGTGATGATAATGTCGAGCCGGCCAGAGCTGAATTGGATAACTACTTGGTCAAGAAGGTTCTCGAGCAGGAGCCGGAGATGCTACCTTGTCACGCATTAGCGTCGCCGTTGTCCCCTCAGCCGTCGTCCCTTGGTACGCCTCGATTGGGGCCGGCGATCAAGGTCTGGGACCCGTATAATGTTCTGGCGCCTCCACCGCAGCTGCCTCCGCCGCCGTTGTTCACGCGGAGCTTCTCGTCTAGTTCGATTGACGACGATCGGGTGGTTATGGAGGTTTTCCTGATCAGCCACGGGGAGTGTGAGTTGAATTTGAGGTCGGACTTGGTCGGCGGGCGGTGCCCTGAGGCGGGTTTGACGCCGAAAGGCAAGCGCCAGGGAAGAGCGTTGGCGGTGTTCTTGAAATCTCAGGGGGTTCGTTTCAATGCCGTGTATTCGTCTCCCTTGGATCGGGCCCGATCCATGGCGGTTTCAGTTTGCCAG ACCATCTATGAAATGAACTTGCAGGAAATGAATTTTATGGAGGAACAAATACAAAACTCAGATGCCCTTACAGAGATGAGTCAAGGACACTGGGAGCGTTGCCTTCGGTCTGAAATATATACGCCTGAAACATTAAACTTCATTGATCGAATTCAACCCGACTTCTCTCCACCAGCTGGAGAATCGCTAAGGCAGGTTGAATTCCGTATGGTTCATTTTCTTAATGGAACCATCTTGGAACTTCCTGAAAAGCTGAGGTCAGATGTTTTATCACACCGTCCCAATGAGACACTTCAAATGTCACACGAACTAACCAACTCAATTCACGATCGAGATGGGCATTCTCTCCCATCCCCACATTGGGACTTGCCTCATAGGCAGCGGCACGGGATCACGAGGAGAAAGTCTGGCAAAAGCAGGCTACAAACTGTAACCACCACTGGAGAACATGAAGCTGAAGACGAGATCTCCCCTCATGATGCCACTCACCAAAGTACACTAAATGATTTAAGTATCAGGAACTCCTCCTTGTGTACGACTTGTATCGGCATCTTCACGCATTCAATTCCAATTAAATGTCTCCTCGCAGGCCTCCTCGAATGCAGCTTGGTAATGCTGCACAAGTTTTGCATTGAAGATTCATCTGTGACTGTTTTACAACATTCACTAAAATCAGGCTGGCAGATAAAAACGTTGAATGATACCGCACACCTCAGGCTTCTCTAA
- the LOC120084344 gene encoding uncharacterized protein LOC120084344 isoform X2 — MGSAQSVQLAEEREEDEEEEEEDDNEDDGDDNVEPARAELDNYLVKKVLEQEPEMLPCHALASPLSPQPSSLGTPRLGPAIKVWDPYNVLAPPPQLPPPPLFTRSFSSSSIDDDRVVMEVFLISHGECELNLRSDLVGGRCPEAGLTPKGKRQGRALAVFLKSQGVRFNAVYSSPLDRARSMAVSVCQEMNFMEEQIQNSDALTEMSQGHWERCLRSEIYTPETLNFIDRIQPDFSPPAGESLRQVEFRMVHFLNGTILELPEKLRSDVLSHRPNETLQMSHELTNSIHDRDGHSLPSPHWDLPHRQRHGITRRKSGKSRLQTVTTTGEHEAEDEISPHDATHQSTLNDLSIRNSSLCTTCIGIFTHSIPIKCLLAGLLECSLVMLHKFCIEDSSVTVLQHSLKSGWQIKTLNDTAHLRLL, encoded by the exons ATGGGATCGGCCCAGTCCGTGCAATTAGCGGAGGAAAGAGAGGAGGacgaggaggaggaagaagaagacgacaATGAAGATGATGGTGATGATAATGTCGAGCCGGCCAGAGCTGAATTGGATAACTACTTGGTCAAGAAGGTTCTCGAGCAGGAGCCGGAGATGCTACCTTGTCACGCATTAGCGTCGCCGTTGTCCCCTCAGCCGTCGTCCCTTGGTACGCCTCGATTGGGGCCGGCGATCAAGGTCTGGGACCCGTATAATGTTCTGGCGCCTCCACCGCAGCTGCCTCCGCCGCCGTTGTTCACGCGGAGCTTCTCGTCTAGTTCGATTGACGACGATCGGGTGGTTATGGAGGTTTTCCTGATCAGCCACGGGGAGTGTGAGTTGAATTTGAGGTCGGACTTGGTCGGCGGGCGGTGCCCTGAGGCGGGTTTGACGCCGAAAGGCAAGCGCCAGGGAAGAGCGTTGGCGGTGTTCTTGAAATCTCAGGGGGTTCGTTTCAATGCCGTGTATTCGTCTCCCTTGGATCGGGCCCGATCCATGGCGGTTTCAGTTTGCCAG GAAATGAATTTTATGGAGGAACAAATACAAAACTCAGATGCCCTTACAGAGATGAGTCAAGGACACTGGGAGCGTTGCCTTCGGTCTGAAATATATACGCCTGAAACATTAAACTTCATTGATCGAATTCAACCCGACTTCTCTCCACCAGCTGGAGAATCGCTAAGGCAGGTTGAATTCCGTATGGTTCATTTTCTTAATGGAACCATCTTGGAACTTCCTGAAAAGCTGAGGTCAGATGTTTTATCACACCGTCCCAATGAGACACTTCAAATGTCACACGAACTAACCAACTCAATTCACGATCGAGATGGGCATTCTCTCCCATCCCCACATTGGGACTTGCCTCATAGGCAGCGGCACGGGATCACGAGGAGAAAGTCTGGCAAAAGCAGGCTACAAACTGTAACCACCACTGGAGAACATGAAGCTGAAGACGAGATCTCCCCTCATGATGCCACTCACCAAAGTACACTAAATGATTTAAGTATCAGGAACTCCTCCTTGTGTACGACTTGTATCGGCATCTTCACGCATTCAATTCCAATTAAATGTCTCCTCGCAGGCCTCCTCGAATGCAGCTTGGTAATGCTGCACAAGTTTTGCATTGAAGATTCATCTGTGACTGTTTTACAACATTCACTAAAATCAGGCTGGCAGATAAAAACGTTGAATGATACCGCACACCTCAGGCTTCTCTAA